One genomic segment of Microcella indica includes these proteins:
- a CDS encoding triose-phosphate isomerase family protein has translation MTPILTIGVSLKLYLDLKASVDWAAQVAQLARAHPSITTSSVRLFVLPSLPSLCAVSAELDNLPVAVGAQDLFWKESGAYTGGVSGADLVALGCQFVEVGHVERRTVFGEDDLTTRRKLAAAVRSGLTPVLCVGEQAEGDPSRGVETCIAQIESALADVASETVPELVIAYEPEWAIGRAEPAGREHIHEVVGAIRDHLSHHPRLQSTTVLYGGSAKPGLLTRLDGSVDGLFLGRFAHDPRSLALILDEAFAIA, from the coding sequence GTGACCCCCATACTCACGATCGGTGTCAGCCTCAAGCTCTACCTCGATCTGAAGGCCTCAGTCGACTGGGCGGCGCAGGTCGCGCAGCTCGCCCGCGCGCATCCGTCGATTACGACGAGCTCGGTTCGGCTCTTCGTGCTGCCGAGCCTGCCCTCGCTGTGCGCGGTCTCTGCCGAACTCGACAACCTGCCCGTCGCCGTGGGCGCGCAAGACCTGTTCTGGAAGGAATCCGGCGCCTATACCGGTGGCGTCAGCGGAGCCGACCTGGTCGCGCTCGGGTGCCAGTTCGTCGAGGTGGGACACGTCGAGCGCCGCACAGTGTTCGGTGAGGACGACCTCACCACGCGACGCAAACTCGCCGCCGCGGTGCGCTCAGGGCTGACCCCTGTGCTGTGCGTCGGCGAGCAGGCCGAGGGAGACCCGAGCCGAGGGGTGGAGACCTGCATCGCGCAGATCGAATCCGCCCTTGCTGACGTTGCGAGTGAGACTGTTCCCGAACTGGTGATCGCCTACGAGCCCGAGTGGGCGATCGGGCGAGCGGAGCCCGCGGGGAGAGAGCACATCCACGAGGTCGTGGGCGCGATCCGCGACCATCTGTCCCATCATCCGCGTCTGCAGTCAACGACGGTCCTCTACGGCGGAAGCGCGAAACCGGGCCTCCTGACCCGGCTCGACGGCAGTGTCGACGGACTGTTTCTGGGGCGCTTCGCCCACGACCCGCGCTCACTGGCACTCATTCTGGACGAAGCTTTCGCGATAGCGTGA
- a CDS encoding DeoR/GlpR family DNA-binding transcription regulator: protein MSYTDPESLSRGSRQQARQRAISEAVMEEGSVRIEALAERFDISVMTVHRDLDELEDRGLLRKSRGVATATSTSLVESSDVYRSGRQIAQKKAIARAALEFIEPGQALMLDDSTTTLHLLPHLSDKTPLTVITNTLTIMNELRNTRGTTMIGLGGDYYNWCSSFMGRMTVREIAELRADLFFMSTSAIVDDVCFHQTLETVDVKRAMFESARRRVLLVDGTKFEKRALHAMLPLADFDAVIVDSATAPEHVDRLREHGITVVIAPASSSG from the coding sequence ATGTCGTACACCGACCCGGAGTCTTTGTCGCGAGGGAGTCGCCAGCAGGCTCGACAGCGCGCCATCAGCGAAGCCGTCATGGAGGAAGGCTCCGTGCGCATCGAAGCGCTCGCCGAGCGGTTCGACATCAGTGTGATGACGGTGCATCGCGATCTCGACGAGCTGGAAGACCGCGGGCTGTTGCGCAAAAGCCGCGGCGTCGCGACGGCCACCTCGACCTCGCTCGTGGAGTCGAGCGACGTCTACCGATCAGGTCGTCAGATCGCTCAGAAGAAGGCGATCGCTCGGGCCGCTCTGGAGTTCATCGAGCCCGGTCAGGCGCTCATGCTCGACGACTCGACCACGACTCTGCACCTGCTGCCGCACCTCAGTGACAAGACGCCTCTCACTGTCATTACCAACACCCTGACGATCATGAACGAGCTCAGAAACACTCGCGGCACGACCATGATCGGCCTGGGGGGTGACTACTACAACTGGTGCAGCTCGTTCATGGGCCGCATGACGGTACGCGAGATCGCTGAGCTTCGAGCCGACCTGTTCTTCATGTCGACCTCCGCCATCGTCGACGACGTGTGCTTTCACCAGACCCTAGAGACGGTGGACGTCAAGCGTGCAATGTTCGAATCCGCGCGCCGTCGGGTGCTCCTGGTCGACGGCACAAAGTTCGAGAAGAGGGCACTGCACGCGATGCTCCCTCTCGCCGACTTTGATGCCGTGATCGTCGACTCCGCGACTGCGCCTGAGCACGTCGATCGACTGCGTGAGCACGGCATCACTGTCGTGATCGCCCCCGCCTCCAGCTCAGGCTGA